The Pyrococcus horikoshii OT3 genome includes a window with the following:
- a CDS encoding proteasome assembly chaperone family protein, which yields MKETIIVVHERPDIYDPVFIEGLPGIGLVGKLAAEHLIQELKAKKFAELYSPHFMHQVLIRKGSIVELMKNEFYYWKSPDDEHRDLIIVTGDTQVPPTDSYGHFEVAGKMLDFVQEFGTREIITMGGYQVPELQGEPRVLAAVTHPDLISYYQEKLKDCKVNVMWREDEGGAIVGAAGLLLGIGKLRGMFGISLLGESLGYIVDAKAAKAVLTAVAKILGLEIDMTALEERAKETEEILRKVEEMQRTIMEQQLPRPTHEEEDRGYL from the coding sequence ATGAAGGAAACCATAATTGTTGTTCATGAGAGGCCAGATATTTATGATCCGGTCTTTATAGAGGGTCTTCCTGGGATTGGATTGGTTGGAAAACTTGCTGCTGAGCATTTAATTCAAGAGTTAAAGGCTAAGAAGTTTGCGGAACTGTATTCACCGCACTTCATGCATCAGGTTTTGATTAGGAAAGGCTCGATAGTTGAGTTGATGAAGAATGAATTTTACTACTGGAAGAGCCCTGACGATGAGCATAGGGATTTGATAATCGTCACGGGGGATACCCAGGTTCCTCCTACCGATAGCTACGGCCACTTCGAAGTGGCCGGAAAAATGCTCGACTTTGTCCAGGAATTTGGGACGAGGGAGATAATAACCATGGGCGGTTATCAAGTTCCAGAGCTTCAGGGCGAACCTAGAGTTTTAGCGGCGGTTACGCACCCGGATTTAATCTCATATTATCAAGAGAAACTGAAGGATTGCAAAGTAAACGTCATGTGGAGGGAAGATGAGGGAGGGGCCATAGTAGGTGCTGCAGGTCTTCTTTTGGGGATAGGGAAGTTAAGAGGCATGTTCGGGATAAGCCTGCTCGGTGAGAGCTTGGGATACATAGTTGATGCGAAGGCCGCAAAGGCCGTTCTGACAGCAGTAGCAAAGATACTTGGACTTGAAATAGACATGACCGCATTGGAGGAGAGGGCTAAAGAAACGGAAGAGATACTCAGAAAGGTTGAGGAAATGCAAAGGACTATAATGGAGCAACAACTACCTAGGCCAACCCATGAAGAGGAGGATAGGGGATACCTCTAA
- a CDS encoding RNA-protein complex protein Nop10 has product MRFRIRKCPRCGRYTLKEICPVCGEKTKVAHPPRFSPEDPYGEYRRRLKRELLGIGRKEK; this is encoded by the coding sequence ATGAGGTTTAGAATAAGGAAGTGCCCTAGATGTGGGAGGTATACCCTTAAAGAGATATGCCCAGTGTGCGGGGAAAAGACTAAAGTAGCACATCCACCAAGGTTCTCACCTGAAGATCCATATGGAGAATATAGGAGGAGGTTAAAGAGAGAACTCCTAGGAATTGGGAGGAAGGAAAAATGA
- a CDS encoding translation initiation factor IF-2 subunit alpha has protein sequence MPRKAREYPEEGEFVVATVKRIHNYGAFLELDEYPGKEAFMHISEVASTWVRNIRDYLKEGQKVVAKVIRVDPRKGHIDLSLRRVTQQQRKAKLQEFKRAQKAENLLRLAAEKLGKDFEAAWREVWVPLEEEWGEVYAAFEDAAKDGIEVLKGHVPDEWLPVLKEIVENYVEVPTVTIDAEFEITVPKPNGVEIIKEALIRARDRANKEKDIEVKFTYQGAPRYRIDITAPDYYKAEEVLEDIAEEILRVIKQAGGEATLLRKEKRIRKVKKRKK, from the coding sequence ATGCCAAGAAAGGCCAGGGAATATCCGGAGGAGGGTGAGTTTGTAGTCGCTACTGTCAAGAGGATTCATAATTATGGAGCATTCCTCGAGCTTGATGAGTATCCTGGGAAGGAAGCGTTCATGCACATAAGCGAAGTGGCCTCGACGTGGGTTAGGAACATTAGAGACTACCTCAAAGAGGGACAGAAAGTTGTTGCCAAGGTTATCAGGGTTGATCCAAGGAAGGGTCATATAGATCTAAGTCTCAGAAGAGTTACACAGCAACAGAGGAAGGCAAAGCTACAGGAGTTTAAGAGAGCTCAGAAAGCTGAGAACTTACTAAGACTCGCAGCGGAGAAGCTTGGAAAAGATTTTGAAGCTGCGTGGAGGGAGGTTTGGGTTCCGCTGGAAGAAGAATGGGGAGAGGTCTATGCAGCGTTTGAAGATGCTGCAAAGGATGGAATTGAAGTTTTAAAAGGTCATGTTCCTGATGAATGGTTACCCGTTCTTAAGGAGATAGTGGAGAACTACGTTGAGGTTCCAACTGTAACTATAGATGCAGAATTTGAGATAACCGTTCCAAAGCCAAACGGAGTTGAGATAATAAAGGAAGCTTTGATAAGGGCCAGGGATAGAGCTAACAAGGAGAAAGATATTGAAGTTAAGTTCACATATCAAGGAGCACCGAGGTATAGGATAGACATCACGGCCCCAGACTACTACAAGGCCGAAGAAGTTCTCGAGGATATAGCGGAGGAGATACTTAGGGTTATAAAGCAAGCAGGTGGAGAGGCAACTTTGTTGAGGAAGGAGAAGAGAATAAGGAAGGTTAAGAAGAGAAAGAAGTGA
- a CDS encoding tRNA pseudouridine(54/55) synthase Pus10, translated as MIIEKAREILEKHPLCNHCLGRMFAKLGKGTNEERGKAIRLILSMELNREVKEPENCELCQGIFRRMNELLDLVRNAVEDYEFQTFQIGSRFPKDILEKEKKIWEEFGITTGEPINREFNRELGKLFAKVTGKIPNRERPDIVIIVEPFSSKVELQVNPIYVAGRYRKLVRGIPQTPAPGFEESIATIICRVFKKNFRGKCIFKGAGREDVDVRTLGRGRPFVVEIKKPRKRKVDLKLIEEEINSSGKVEVLELKFITPEESEKILTARHKKIYEALVYVKDGVSAEEVEKVVKSLKGSEIKQRTPRRVLNSRADIVRVRRVYNVSGEYIDEHHFKLKLVTDGGLYIKELISGDKGRTKPSVSEILGKEAWCEILDVLDVLDGDENVEGDS; from the coding sequence ATGATAATTGAAAAAGCCAGAGAAATCCTAGAAAAGCACCCTCTTTGCAATCACTGTCTCGGAAGGATGTTTGCTAAGCTAGGAAAAGGAACCAACGAGGAAAGGGGAAAGGCCATAAGGCTGATTCTTAGCATGGAGCTTAATAGGGAAGTTAAAGAACCAGAGAACTGCGAACTCTGTCAAGGAATTTTCCGAAGAATGAATGAACTTTTAGATTTGGTGAGGAACGCCGTTGAAGATTATGAATTCCAGACCTTTCAGATAGGTTCCAGGTTTCCCAAGGATATTCTAGAAAAAGAGAAAAAGATCTGGGAGGAGTTCGGAATAACAACTGGGGAACCAATTAATAGAGAATTCAATAGAGAACTGGGAAAATTATTTGCAAAGGTCACAGGAAAAATTCCGAATAGGGAGAGGCCTGATATAGTTATAATCGTTGAACCATTCTCAAGCAAAGTTGAGCTACAAGTTAATCCAATCTATGTAGCAGGTAGGTATAGAAAGCTCGTAAGGGGAATTCCCCAAACTCCTGCCCCTGGTTTTGAGGAGAGCATAGCAACCATAATCTGCAGGGTTTTTAAGAAGAACTTTAGGGGAAAGTGTATCTTTAAGGGGGCCGGAAGGGAGGATGTTGACGTGAGAACCCTTGGAAGGGGAAGACCCTTCGTCGTTGAAATCAAAAAGCCAAGGAAGAGAAAGGTAGATTTAAAATTGATAGAGGAGGAAATAAATTCCTCAGGGAAAGTAGAAGTTCTTGAGCTTAAATTTATAACGCCCGAAGAGTCCGAGAAGATTCTAACAGCCAGGCACAAAAAGATATACGAAGCATTGGTTTACGTTAAGGATGGGGTAAGTGCGGAGGAAGTAGAAAAGGTCGTCAAATCTCTCAAAGGTTCTGAGATAAAGCAGAGAACTCCTAGAAGAGTCCTTAATAGTAGGGCCGACATCGTTAGAGTGAGAAGGGTGTATAATGTCAGTGGAGAATACATCGACGAGCATCATTTTAAGCTAAAATTGGTGACCGACGGTGGCCTTTACATAAAGGAGCTTATATCCGGAGATAAAGGAAGGACTAAGCCTTCAGTATCTGAAATATTGGGGAAAGAAGCTTGGTGTGAGATATTGGACGTTCTAGATGTTTTAGATGGTGATGAAAATGTTGAGGGAGATAGTTGA
- a CDS encoding UbiD family decarboxylase, producing MLREIVESFEDLVVIDKPVKKELELTKFLLKYKDKPVLFKDVEGWEVAGNLWSSRERIAKFLNTDNKGLLELLYEAMEKPKPFSVVEKAEFLKNREKVNLLELPIPKYYPKDGGPYLTSAMVIAKKEFVNVSFHRMMVLDEERAVIRLVPRHLYSMWKDSVEHGEELEVRIVLGNPVHLLLAGATSVAYGVSELEIASAISLKAFGRPLEVINLDGIPTPVDSEFVFKAKITDEVADEGPFVDITGTYDIVRKQPIVIFEEMYHVDDPIFHALLPGGYEHYMLMGLPKEPQIYASVKKVVPKVHGVRLTEGGCMWLHAVVSITKQHEGDGKNAILAAFAGHPSLKRVVVVDEDVNIYDDREVEWAIATRFQPDRDLVIIPNARGSSLDPSGKDGLTAKWGIDATKPLDKKKEFEKASLDF from the coding sequence ATGTTGAGGGAGATAGTTGAAAGCTTTGAAGATCTAGTAGTTATTGATAAGCCCGTCAAGAAAGAGCTTGAACTGACTAAATTCCTTTTAAAATACAAGGATAAGCCCGTTCTCTTTAAGGATGTTGAAGGATGGGAGGTCGCTGGAAACCTCTGGTCGAGCAGGGAGAGGATAGCTAAGTTCCTTAACACGGATAATAAAGGGCTTTTAGAGCTTCTCTACGAAGCTATGGAAAAGCCAAAACCATTCTCGGTTGTTGAGAAAGCAGAATTCCTGAAGAATAGGGAGAAAGTTAACCTGCTCGAGCTTCCAATACCCAAGTATTACCCAAAAGATGGTGGCCCCTATCTCACGTCTGCAATGGTGATAGCTAAGAAGGAATTCGTGAACGTTTCTTTTCATAGGATGATGGTTCTCGATGAGGAGAGGGCCGTTATAAGGCTCGTTCCAAGGCACCTCTACTCTATGTGGAAGGATAGCGTTGAGCACGGAGAAGAACTTGAGGTTAGAATAGTCCTGGGTAATCCGGTTCACCTCCTATTAGCAGGGGCTACGAGCGTTGCTTATGGAGTTAGTGAGCTGGAAATAGCATCTGCAATCTCTTTAAAGGCATTCGGAAGGCCCCTTGAAGTAATTAACCTAGATGGAATTCCAACTCCCGTTGATAGTGAATTCGTCTTTAAGGCTAAGATTACTGATGAAGTAGCCGATGAAGGTCCCTTCGTCGATATAACGGGAACCTACGACATCGTTAGGAAGCAACCAATTGTCATCTTTGAGGAGATGTACCACGTAGATGATCCGATATTTCACGCCCTTCTCCCTGGGGGATACGAGCATTACATGCTAATGGGATTACCAAAGGAACCTCAGATATATGCAAGCGTTAAGAAAGTTGTTCCAAAGGTTCATGGGGTTAGATTAACAGAAGGAGGTTGCATGTGGCTCCATGCGGTAGTTTCGATAACGAAACAACATGAAGGGGATGGCAAAAATGCCATTTTAGCGGCTTTCGCAGGTCATCCCAGCTTAAAGAGGGTTGTAGTGGTCGATGAAGATGTCAACATCTACGATGACAGGGAAGTTGAATGGGCTATAGCGACGAGGTTTCAACCAGACAGGGATTTAGTGATAATCCCAAATGCAAGGGGATCTTCCCTAGATCCATCTGGAAAGGATGGTCTAACGGCGAAGTGGGGAATAGATGCAACAAAGCCATTGGATAAAAAGAAAGAGTTTGAGAAGGCTTCCTTAGATTTTTGA
- the leuS gene encoding leucine--tRNA ligase, whose amino-acid sequence MAELNFKAIEEKWQKRWLEAKIFEPNIRDKPKEKKFYITVAFPYLSGHLHVGHARTYTIPDVIARFKRMQGYNVLFPMAWHITGSPIVGIAERIKNRDPKTIWIYRDVYKVPEEILWTFEDPINIVKYFMKAAKETFIRAGFSVDWSREFYTTSLFPPFSKFIEWQFWKLKEKGYIVKGAHRVRWDPVVGTPLGDHDLMEGEDVPILDYIIIKFELRENGEVIYLPAATLRPETVYGVTNMWVNPNATYVKAKVRRKDKEETWIVSKEAAYKLSFQDREIEVIEEFKGEKLIGKYVRNPVSGDEVIILPAEFVDPDNATGVVMSVPAHAPFDHVALEDLKRETEILEKYDIDPRIVENITYISLIKLEGYGDFPAVEEVNKLGIKSQKDKEKLEQATKTIYKAEYHKGIFKVPPYEGKPVQEVKEAIAKEMLEKGIAEIMYEFAEKNVISRFGNRAVIKIIHDQWFIDYGNPEWKEKARKALERMKILPETRRAQFEAIIDWLDKKACARKIGLGTPLPWDPEWVIESLSDSTIYMAYYTISRHINKLRQEGKLDPEKLTPEFFDYIFLEEFSEDKEKELEKKTGIPAEIIHEMKEEFEYWYPLDWRCSGKDLIPNHLTFFIFNHVAIFREEHWPKGIAVNGFGTLEGQKMSKSKGNVLNFIDAIEENGADVVRLYIMSLAEHDSDFDWRRKEVGKLRKQIERFYELISQFAEYEVKGNVELKDIDRWMLHRLNKAIKETTNALEEFRTRTAVQWAFYSIMNDLRWYLRRTEGRDDEAKRYVLRTLADVWVRLMAPFTPHICEELWEKLGGEGFVSLAKWPEPVEEWWNETIEAEEEFIRSVMEDIKEIIEVAKIENAKRAYIYTAEDWKWKVAEVVSEKRDFKSSMEELMKDSEIRKHGKEVAKIVQKLIKERTFDVKRINEEKALREAKEFMEKELGIEIIINPTEDKGGKKKQAMPLKPAIFIE is encoded by the coding sequence ATGGCTGAGCTTAACTTCAAGGCTATTGAGGAGAAATGGCAGAAAAGGTGGCTTGAGGCGAAGATTTTTGAACCGAATATAAGAGATAAGCCAAAGGAGAAGAAGTTCTACATTACAGTGGCATTTCCCTATCTGTCAGGACACCTACACGTAGGGCACGCAAGGACTTATACGATTCCAGATGTGATAGCCAGATTCAAGAGAATGCAGGGGTACAACGTCCTATTCCCAATGGCATGGCACATTACAGGTTCTCCAATAGTTGGGATAGCCGAGAGGATAAAGAATAGGGATCCAAAAACGATATGGATCTATAGGGATGTATATAAGGTTCCGGAGGAAATTTTGTGGACTTTTGAGGATCCAATAAACATAGTTAAGTATTTCATGAAAGCAGCAAAAGAGACGTTTATAAGGGCTGGATTTAGCGTTGACTGGAGCAGGGAGTTCTACACAACCTCCCTATTCCCGCCGTTCAGCAAGTTCATTGAGTGGCAGTTCTGGAAGCTGAAGGAGAAAGGCTACATCGTTAAAGGGGCCCATAGAGTGAGATGGGATCCCGTGGTTGGAACCCCACTTGGAGATCACGACCTCATGGAAGGGGAAGATGTTCCGATACTTGATTACATAATAATAAAGTTCGAATTGAGGGAAAACGGGGAGGTAATATATCTACCTGCCGCAACCCTAAGGCCTGAAACCGTCTATGGAGTCACCAATATGTGGGTAAATCCAAATGCAACCTACGTGAAAGCTAAGGTCAGGAGAAAGGATAAGGAAGAAACTTGGATAGTCAGTAAAGAAGCTGCTTACAAGCTCTCCTTCCAGGATAGGGAAATAGAGGTGATCGAAGAATTCAAGGGAGAGAAGCTAATCGGAAAGTACGTGAGAAATCCGGTGAGTGGGGATGAAGTTATTATCTTGCCAGCAGAATTTGTCGATCCGGACAACGCTACTGGAGTCGTGATGAGCGTTCCTGCCCATGCTCCGTTCGACCACGTAGCCCTTGAAGATTTGAAGAGGGAAACTGAAATACTTGAGAAGTACGACATAGATCCAAGGATCGTCGAGAACATAACGTACATCTCCCTGATAAAGCTTGAAGGATATGGAGACTTCCCAGCGGTTGAGGAGGTAAATAAACTTGGCATAAAGAGTCAAAAGGATAAGGAGAAACTGGAGCAGGCAACTAAAACTATATACAAGGCCGAGTACCATAAGGGTATATTCAAGGTACCCCCATACGAGGGGAAGCCCGTCCAGGAGGTTAAAGAAGCTATAGCCAAGGAAATGCTGGAAAAAGGTATAGCTGAGATAATGTACGAGTTCGCCGAGAAGAACGTAATCTCAAGGTTTGGAAACAGGGCCGTAATAAAGATAATCCATGATCAGTGGTTCATTGACTATGGAAATCCAGAGTGGAAAGAAAAAGCAAGAAAAGCACTTGAAAGGATGAAGATTCTACCAGAGACCAGGAGGGCTCAGTTTGAAGCTATAATAGATTGGCTTGACAAGAAGGCATGCGCGAGAAAGATTGGGCTTGGAACCCCCCTACCCTGGGATCCTGAGTGGGTTATTGAGAGTTTGAGCGATTCCACGATCTACATGGCCTATTACACGATCAGCAGGCACATAAACAAGCTAAGACAGGAAGGGAAGCTAGATCCAGAGAAACTAACTCCGGAGTTCTTCGACTACATATTCCTGGAGGAGTTCAGCGAGGATAAGGAGAAGGAGCTTGAGAAAAAAACTGGAATCCCAGCTGAGATAATTCACGAGATGAAGGAAGAGTTTGAGTACTGGTATCCTCTAGACTGGAGGTGCTCAGGTAAAGACTTAATTCCAAACCACTTGACTTTCTTCATATTCAACCACGTGGCGATATTCCGGGAGGAGCATTGGCCCAAGGGAATCGCAGTTAACGGCTTCGGAACTCTAGAGGGGCAAAAGATGAGTAAGAGCAAGGGGAACGTTCTAAACTTCATAGATGCCATCGAAGAGAATGGAGCGGATGTCGTTAGGCTTTACATAATGAGCTTGGCCGAGCATGACAGTGACTTTGACTGGAGGAGGAAGGAGGTAGGAAAGCTGAGGAAGCAGATCGAAAGGTTCTACGAGCTAATAAGTCAATTCGCAGAGTACGAGGTAAAAGGAAATGTCGAGCTGAAGGATATAGATAGATGGATGCTCCACAGGCTTAACAAAGCTATAAAAGAGACAACTAATGCCCTTGAAGAGTTTAGGACTAGAACCGCTGTTCAATGGGCCTTCTACAGTATAATGAATGACTTAAGGTGGTACCTAAGAAGAACCGAGGGAAGGGATGACGAGGCTAAGAGGTACGTGCTTAGAACCCTAGCGGATGTGTGGGTTAGACTTATGGCCCCATTTACGCCGCACATATGTGAGGAACTCTGGGAGAAGCTTGGAGGTGAAGGCTTCGTTAGCCTAGCAAAGTGGCCAGAGCCGGTTGAGGAGTGGTGGAACGAGACAATAGAAGCGGAAGAAGAATTCATCAGATCAGTTATGGAGGATATTAAGGAGATAATAGAGGTAGCTAAGATAGAGAACGCAAAGAGGGCTTACATATACACAGCTGAAGACTGGAAGTGGAAAGTTGCGGAGGTAGTCAGTGAGAAAAGGGACTTCAAGTCCTCTATGGAGGAGTTGATGAAGGATTCTGAGATAAGGAAGCACGGAAAGGAGGTTGCCAAGATCGTTCAGAAGCTGATAAAGGAGAGAACCTTTGATGTCAAGAGGATCAATGAAGAGAAAGCCCTAAGAGAGGCCAAGGAGTTCATGGAGAAGGAACTAGGAATTGAGATAATCATAAATCCAACCGAAGATAAGGGAGGGAAGAAAAAGCAAGCAATGCCGCTTAAGCCTGCCATCTTCATCGAGTGA